One stretch of Tenrec ecaudatus isolate mTenEca1 chromosome 18, mTenEca1.hap1, whole genome shotgun sequence DNA includes these proteins:
- the FBXL8 gene encoding F-box/LRR-repeat protein 8 yields MAEPRGHLPEEMLALIFCHLPLRDRATAAQVCRAWAAAAACSTVWHDTKVSCDSEWEGMLPPCLSACLDHVHNLHLEFEPAKKPSRQAATKLLKALAGRGPGLQSLLLECSGEKPLFDSGRDVLGAVHAICQTAGGLRHLDLRRLPFMLDDALVLQVAHGCPQLRSLFLNNCTLVGSVGPDSVLELLVACRSLRVLGLHLASLSHAALGVLAAQDRAPLDLLVLRCASPEDTRAPELPDQAWAVLRRRHPGLAVELELETALCTHTVRRVLQPSVPVAALRLNLSGDTAGPVHFAARHYAANLRELEVHAAASAELDAALEALAARCPALREVHCFCVVRPAVRSAFLAHCPRLRSYTLKLTRERHPWRPTLVA; encoded by the exons ATGGCGGAACCCAGGGGACATTTGCCAGAGGAGATGCTGGCGCTCATCTTCTGCCACCTGCCCCTACGGGACCGTGCCACTGCTGCCCAGGTCTGCAGGGCCTGGGCTGCCGCTGCAGCCTGCAGCACGGTGTGGCATGACACAAAAGTCAG CTGCGACTCGGAGTGGGAAGGCATGCTTCctccctgtctgtctgcctgcctggacCACGTACACAATCTGCACCTGGAATTTGAGCCAGCGAAGAAGCCGAGCCGCCAGGCGGCCACGAAGCTGCTGAAGGCGCTGGCGGGCCGCGGGCCGGGATTACAAAGCCTGCTCCTGGAGTGTAGCGGAGAGAAGCCTCTCTTTGACTCCGGCAGAGATGTCCTGGGCGCAGTGCACGCCATTTGCCAGACTGCTGGCGGGCTGCGCCACCTGGACCTGCGGCGCTTGCCCTTCATGCTGGACGACGCGTTGGTGCTGCAGGTGGCACACGGCTGCCCCCAGCTTCGGAGCCTCTTCCTGAACAACTGCACTCTGGTGGGCAGCGTGGGGCCCGACTCCGTGCTCGAGCTGCTGGTGGCCTGCCGAAGCCTGCGCGTCCTCGGTCTGCACCTCGCCAGCCTGTCCCATGCCGCCCTTGGGGTGCTGGCCGCGCAGGACCGTGCGCCTCTGGATCTCTTGGTCCTGCGGTGCGCGTCTCCGGAGGATACGCGCGCGCCCGAGCTGCCAGACCAGGCTTGGGCTGTACTGCGCCGCCGCCACCCGGGGCTGGccgtggagctggagctggagacgGCGCTCTGCACCCACACTGTGCGGCGAGTCCTCCAGCCTTCGGTGCCCGTGGCTGCGCTGCGCCTCAACCTCTCGGGGGACACCGCAGGCCCAGTGCACTTTGCAGCTCGTCACTACGCTGCCAACCTGCGTGAGCTGGAAGTGCACGCCGCCGCCTCAGCGGAGCTGGACGCCGCGTTGGAGGCCCTGGCGGCacgctgcccggccctgcgcGAGGTGCACTGCTTCTGCGTGGTGCGCCCGGCGGTGCGGAGCGCCTTCCTCGCGCACTGCCCGCGCCTGCGCAGCTACACGCTCAAACTGACCCGCGAGCGGCATCCCTGGCGGCCCACGCTGGTGGCGTGA